A window of Streptomyces gilvosporeus contains these coding sequences:
- a CDS encoding NAD(P)/FAD-dependent oxidoreductase, with amino-acid sequence MATSNALVIAGAGLAGAKAAETLRAEGFDGPLVLLGDESERPYERPPLSKGYLMGTSERESVYVHPARWYEDHDVDLRLGTAVTAVDAAAHELTLADGSRQGYAKLLLATGATPRPLAVPGAELDGVLLLRQLADSDRIKEALPAAQQIVVVGGGWIGLETAAAARAAGVAVTVVETAELPLLGVLGREVAQIFADLHTDHDVTFRYGAQVAEITGTLGHADGVRLADGTQIPADAVIVGIGITPNSQLAEDAGLEVDNGVVVDAQLRSSHPDIHAAGDVANAFHPLLGRHLRVEHWANALHQPQAAAKAMLGQDVAYDRLPYFFTDQYDLGMEYTGYVEPGGYDRVVFRGDTARREFLAFWLSGGRVLAGMNVNIWDVVEPIRALVTSGATVDAERLADPGVPLTELV; translated from the coding sequence ATGGCCACGAGCAATGCGTTGGTGATCGCCGGAGCGGGGCTGGCCGGTGCCAAGGCGGCGGAGACATTGCGGGCGGAGGGGTTCGACGGGCCGCTGGTGCTGCTGGGGGACGAGAGCGAGCGCCCGTACGAGCGGCCGCCGCTGTCCAAGGGGTATCTCATGGGCACGTCGGAGCGCGAGTCGGTGTATGTGCATCCGGCGCGGTGGTACGAGGACCATGACGTCGATCTGCGGCTGGGGACGGCGGTCACCGCCGTCGATGCGGCGGCCCATGAGCTGACCCTGGCCGACGGGAGCCGTCAGGGCTACGCCAAGCTGCTGCTGGCCACGGGGGCCACGCCGCGCCCGCTCGCGGTGCCGGGGGCGGAGCTCGACGGGGTGCTGTTGCTGCGTCAGCTGGCGGACAGCGACCGGATCAAGGAGGCCCTGCCGGCGGCGCAGCAGATCGTGGTGGTCGGCGGGGGCTGGATCGGGCTGGAGACCGCGGCCGCCGCCCGGGCCGCGGGGGTGGCGGTGACGGTGGTGGAGACGGCGGAGCTGCCGCTGCTCGGGGTGCTGGGCCGCGAGGTCGCGCAGATCTTCGCGGATCTGCACACCGATCACGATGTCACCTTCCGTTACGGCGCCCAGGTCGCGGAGATCACCGGCACACTCGGCCATGCGGACGGGGTGCGGCTGGCGGACGGCACCCAGATCCCCGCGGACGCGGTGATCGTCGGCATCGGGATCACGCCCAACAGCCAGCTGGCCGAGGACGCCGGGCTGGAGGTGGACAACGGTGTGGTGGTCGATGCGCAGCTGCGTTCCTCGCATCCGGACATCCATGCCGCGGGCGATGTGGCGAACGCCTTCCATCCGTTGCTGGGCAGGCATCTGCGCGTCGAGCACTGGGCGAACGCCCTCCATCAGCCGCAGGCCGCGGCCAAGGCGATGCTCGGGCAGGACGTGGCGTACGACCGGCTGCCGTACTTCTTCACCGACCAGTACGACCTGGGGATGGAGTACACCGGTTATGTGGAGCCGGGCGGCTATGACCGGGTCGTCTTCCGCGGCGATACGGCGCGCCGCGAGTTCCTTGCGTTCTGGCTCTCCGGTGGCCGGGTGCTGGCGGGGATGAATGTGAACATCTGGGATGTGGTGGAGCCGATCCGGGCGCTGGTGACCAGCGGTGCCACGGTCGATGCGGAGCGGCTGGCGGACCCGGGCGTGCCGTTGACCGAGCTGGTGTGA
- a CDS encoding DUF5133 domain-containing protein, translating into MGHPTSCRRAAPAGGFRDGPRLEDVAHTLCVLTGRRTVREAVTAAESYLARS; encoded by the coding sequence GTGGGACATCCCACCTCCTGTCGGCGCGCGGCGCCCGCGGGAGGGTTTCGGGACGGGCCTCGGCTGGAGGACGTCGCCCACACCCTGTGCGTCCTGACGGGCCGCCGCACCGTCCGCGAGGCGGTCACCGCGGCGGAGAGCTATCTCGCGAGGAGCTGA
- a CDS encoding phosphoketolase has product MRDAATPPAPTHLDPAELRTLDAHWRAANYLAVGQIYLMANPLLTEPLRPEHIKPRLLGHWGTSPGLNLVHTHLNRVIKARDLEALCVWGPGHGGPAVLANSWLDGTYGETYPDVGRDRSGMERLFRQFSFPGGVPSHVAPETPGSIHEGGELGYSLTHAYGAAFDNPRLLVACVIGDGEAETGPLAASWHATKFLDPVHDGAVLPILHLNGYKIANPAVLARIPHDELDALLRGYGHDPLYVVGNDPATVHDALAAAMDRALDRIGDIQRRARSGGETERPHWPAIVLRTPKGWTGPREVDGLPVEGTWRAHQVPLAGVRDHVDHRHQLEAWLRSYRPEELFDASGAPRPDVLACVPEGSRRLGASPHANGGLLLRELPLPPLERHAVEVDKPGTVLHEPTRVLGGMLRAVMAATARRRDFRVVGPDETASNRLEALYEATGKAWQAETVGTDEHLSHDGRVMEVLSEHLCQGWLEGYLLTGRHGLFSSYEAFAHIVDSMVNQHIKWLRTARRLPWRRPIASLNYLLTSHVWRQDHNGFSHQDPGFVDHVLNKSPEVVRVYLPPDANTLLCVAEHALRSRDYVNVIVAGKQPCFDWLTLEEARAHCARGAGAWTWAGTEDDGEPDAVLACAGDVPTQETLAAASLLRRHLPELAVRVVNVVDMARLLPPGEHPHGMPDFEYDALFTPDKPVIFAYHGYPWLIHRLCYRRTGHPHLHVRGYRERGTTTTPFDMVVRNDLDRYRLVMDVVDRVPGLGVRAVALRQAMADARTRHHAWIREHGTDLPEVADWTWTG; this is encoded by the coding sequence ATGCGCGACGCAGCGACGCCGCCCGCCCCGACCCACCTCGACCCCGCCGAACTGCGCACCCTGGACGCCCACTGGCGGGCGGCCAACTATCTGGCCGTCGGCCAGATCTATCTGATGGCCAATCCCCTGCTGACCGAGCCGCTGCGCCCCGAGCACATCAAACCGCGGCTGCTGGGCCACTGGGGCACCTCGCCGGGTCTCAACCTCGTGCACACCCATCTCAACCGCGTCATCAAGGCCCGCGATCTGGAGGCGCTGTGCGTCTGGGGGCCGGGCCACGGCGGTCCCGCCGTCCTGGCGAACTCCTGGCTCGACGGCACGTACGGCGAGACCTACCCGGATGTCGGCCGGGACCGCTCGGGCATGGAGCGGCTCTTCCGTCAGTTCTCGTTCCCCGGCGGGGTCCCCAGCCATGTCGCGCCGGAGACGCCGGGCTCGATTCATGAGGGCGGTGAGCTGGGCTATTCCCTCACCCATGCCTACGGGGCGGCGTTCGACAACCCGCGGCTGCTGGTGGCCTGTGTGATCGGGGACGGCGAGGCGGAGACGGGTCCGCTGGCCGCGTCCTGGCACGCCACCAAGTTCCTCGATCCGGTGCATGACGGCGCGGTCCTGCCGATCCTGCACCTCAACGGCTACAAGATCGCCAACCCGGCCGTGCTGGCCCGGATCCCGCACGACGAACTGGACGCCCTGCTGCGCGGCTACGGCCACGATCCGCTCTATGTCGTCGGCAACGACCCCGCGACCGTGCACGATGCGCTGGCCGCCGCCATGGACCGGGCGCTGGACCGGATCGGCGACATCCAGCGGCGCGCCCGTTCCGGCGGCGAGACGGAGCGCCCGCACTGGCCGGCGATCGTGCTGCGTACGCCCAAGGGGTGGACCGGACCCCGCGAGGTCGACGGGCTGCCCGTCGAGGGCACCTGGCGGGCGCACCAGGTACCGCTGGCGGGCGTACGCGACCATGTCGACCACCGCCATCAGCTGGAGGCATGGCTGCGCTCGTACCGGCCGGAGGAGCTCTTCGACGCCTCGGGCGCGCCGCGGCCGGACGTCCTGGCCTGTGTGCCGGAAGGGTCCCGGCGGCTGGGCGCCTCCCCGCACGCCAACGGCGGGCTGCTGCTGCGCGAGTTGCCGCTGCCGCCCCTGGAGCGGCATGCGGTGGAGGTCGACAAGCCCGGCACCGTGCTGCACGAGCCGACCCGGGTGCTCGGCGGCATGCTGCGGGCGGTCATGGCGGCGACCGCGCGGCGCCGTGACTTCCGCGTCGTCGGCCCCGACGAGACCGCCTCCAACCGTCTGGAGGCCCTCTACGAGGCCACCGGCAAGGCCTGGCAGGCCGAAACGGTCGGCACCGACGAGCATCTGTCGCACGACGGCCGGGTCATGGAGGTGCTCTCGGAGCATCTGTGCCAGGGCTGGCTGGAGGGCTATCTGCTCACCGGGCGGCACGGGCTGTTCTCCAGTTACGAGGCGTTCGCGCACATCGTCGACTCGATGGTCAACCAGCACATCAAGTGGCTGCGCACCGCCCGCCGGCTCCCCTGGCGCCGCCCCATCGCCTCGCTGAACTATCTGCTGACGTCCCATGTCTGGCGCCAGGACCACAACGGCTTCTCCCACCAGGACCCCGGTTTCGTCGACCACGTCCTCAACAAGAGCCCGGAGGTCGTGCGCGTCTATCTGCCGCCGGACGCCAACACCCTGCTCTGCGTGGCCGAGCACGCCCTGCGCAGCCGCGACTACGTCAATGTCATCGTGGCCGGCAAGCAGCCGTGCTTCGACTGGCTCACGCTGGAGGAGGCCCGCGCCCACTGCGCCCGCGGCGCCGGGGCATGGACGTGGGCGGGCACCGAGGACGACGGCGAGCCGGATGCGGTGCTGGCCTGCGCCGGGGACGTGCCGACCCAGGAGACCCTGGCCGCCGCCAGTCTGCTGCGCCGTCATCTGCCCGAGCTGGCGGTGCGGGTCGTCAATGTCGTCGACATGGCCCGGCTGCTGCCTCCGGGGGAACATCCGCACGGGATGCCGGACTTCGAGTACGACGCGCTGTTCACGCCCGACAAGCCGGTGATCTTCGCGTACCACGGCTACCCCTGGCTGATCCACCGGCTGTGCTACCGGCGCACCGGCCACCCCCATCTGCATGTCCGCGGCTACCGGGAGAGGGGCACCACGACCACCCCCTTCGACATGGTCGTCCGCAACGATCTCGACCGCTACCGGCTGGTCATGGACGTCGTGGACCGCGTCCCGGGCCTGGGTGTGCGCGCGGTGGCCCTGCGGCAGGCGATGGCCGATGCGCGTACCCGCCATCACGCCTGGATCCGGGAGCACGGGACGGATCTGCCGGAGGTGGCGGACTGGACGTGGACGGGGTGA
- a CDS encoding monovalent cation/H+ antiporter complex subunit F — MAAGTAVLLCGVPAGWAAATGPVRRRVIAQNATTTLLGLAVLLLAQGFARPAYQDPALLLAVLGPAGTLLYVRLLADALAAGPPPGRALRAVTWCTYAAVPLVVAPLCVAAGPGRALAKLLVIGGLLALGSWVAGRAVTAASGGGRGAPAGGTGDV, encoded by the coding sequence ATGGCCGCGGGCACTGCTGTGTTGCTGTGCGGCGTGCCGGCCGGCTGGGCCGCGGCCACCGGTCCGGTACGGCGGCGGGTGATCGCCCAGAACGCCACGACCACGCTGCTCGGCCTGGCCGTGCTGCTGCTCGCCCAGGGCTTCGCCCGCCCCGCGTACCAGGACCCGGCGCTGCTGCTCGCGGTGCTCGGCCCCGCCGGGACGCTGCTGTATGTGCGGCTGCTCGCGGACGCACTGGCGGCCGGCCCGCCACCGGGACGCGCGCTGCGCGCCGTGACCTGGTGCACCTACGCCGCCGTGCCGCTGGTGGTGGCGCCCCTGTGCGTGGCCGCGGGACCGGGCCGTGCGCTGGCGAAACTGCTGGTCATCGGGGGGTTGTTGGCGCTGGGAAGCTGGGTGGCGGGGCGGGCCGTCACGGCCGCCTCGGGGGGCGGGCGGGGCGCACCCGCAGGGGGAACGGGGGATGTCTGA
- a CDS encoding DUF4040 domain-containing protein, which yields MSDLPLSLGLALVAVTGTATVLVRDPVRQSFLLSLLGFALALLFLLLQAPDVALSQLAVGSALTPLMLLLSVRKVRRRARDESRQERP from the coding sequence GTGTCCGACCTCCCGCTGTCGCTGGGCCTGGCCCTGGTGGCCGTCACCGGTACCGCCACCGTGCTGGTCCGCGACCCCGTACGCCAGTCGTTTCTGCTCTCCCTCCTCGGGTTCGCCCTCGCCCTGCTCTTCCTTCTGCTCCAGGCGCCGGATGTCGCCCTCTCCCAGCTGGCAGTCGGTTCCGCGCTGACGCCGCTGATGCTGCTGCTGTCCGTACGCAAGGTCCGCCGCCGCGCCCGTGACGAGAGCCGTCAGGAGCGCCCATGA
- a CDS encoding MnhB domain-containing protein — translation MSRTLRLWVLLLGAGGLAALFAVACAGMPRFGGAWHPYGDRAVHAALAHRTANTIASVNFDQRAFDTLGEESILFGAVLGTVVLLRQTREENRRQPEPAHVYPAVRRYALFALPVTLLIGLYVIAHGQITPGGGFQGGIAVATALHLLYIAVDYRALERIRPIGRYEVGDAAGEAAYVLVGAAALVSGAAFLTNVLPFGTFNTLSSGGTVPVLNAALGVEVACGVVVLLARFLDQAVEIEETP, via the coding sequence ATGAGCCGGACGCTGCGGCTGTGGGTGCTCCTGCTGGGCGCCGGGGGCCTGGCGGCCCTCTTCGCCGTCGCCTGCGCCGGAATGCCCCGCTTCGGTGGCGCGTGGCACCCGTACGGCGACCGTGCCGTCCACGCCGCGCTCGCCCACCGCACCGCCAACACCATCGCCTCCGTCAATTTCGACCAGCGCGCCTTCGACACCCTCGGCGAGGAGTCCATCCTCTTCGGCGCGGTCCTGGGCACCGTCGTCCTGCTGCGCCAGACCCGCGAGGAGAACCGCCGGCAGCCCGAGCCGGCGCACGTCTATCCGGCCGTGCGCCGCTATGCGCTGTTCGCGCTGCCCGTCACCCTGCTGATCGGCCTGTACGTCATCGCCCACGGCCAGATCACTCCCGGCGGCGGCTTCCAGGGCGGCATCGCGGTGGCGACGGCGCTGCATCTGCTCTACATCGCCGTCGACTACCGGGCGCTGGAGCGCATCCGGCCCATCGGCCGCTACGAGGTCGGGGACGCCGCGGGCGAGGCCGCCTATGTGCTGGTGGGTGCGGCCGCCCTGGTGTCGGGCGCCGCCTTTCTGACCAACGTCCTGCCCTTCGGCACCTTCAACACCCTCTCCTCCGGTGGCACCGTCCCCGTGCTCAATGCCGCCCTCGGGGTGGAGGTGGCCTGCGGAGTCGTGGTGCTGCTGGCGCGTTTCCTGGACCAGGCCGTGGAGATCGAGGAGACGCCATGA
- a CDS encoding sodium:proton antiporter has protein sequence MTVLPYALAGWLFLMGCYGLATSRNLIHAVGCLAVCQSATYVLLLAVGYRDGGTAPVFSDIAPGSRPVVDPVVQALVLTDIVIGATVTALLLSLVIQVAKRHGTVVPDELSELRG, from the coding sequence ATGACCGTGCTGCCGTACGCCCTGGCCGGGTGGCTGTTCCTGATGGGCTGTTACGGGCTCGCGACCAGCCGGAACCTCATCCACGCCGTGGGCTGCCTGGCCGTCTGCCAGTCGGCGACCTACGTCCTGCTGCTCGCCGTCGGCTACCGGGACGGTGGCACCGCGCCGGTCTTCTCCGACATCGCTCCCGGCTCCCGCCCGGTGGTCGACCCGGTCGTCCAGGCCCTGGTCCTCACCGACATCGTCATCGGGGCCACCGTCACCGCGCTGCTGCTGTCCCTGGTCATCCAGGTCGCCAAGCGGCACGGCACCGTGGTGCCGGACGAGCTGTCGGAGCTGCGGGGGTGA
- a CDS encoding complex I subunit 5 family protein, translating to MNVAQLLPLIVATPLLGAALLVGAGRRLPRYAAEVMGCVTSAGTAALALGALAATGPAARPAEWLGGWRPHHGAGVGIVLVGDRIGLGLAALVSVLVLASLAYAWRYFDEPPRRHAGSYPGLVLLFQAGMCGFALTGDLFNAFVFFELMGVVAYALTGYRVEEARAVQGALAFALVNSLGGYATLLGIALLYARTGELGLAQTGSRLDAHPGGPDGLLTAAFVLVVTGLLVKAAAVPFHFWLADAHAVAPTPVCMLLSAVMVELGLYGSARVYWTVFAGPGGLPAPDAHRALMTLGIVTALLGAVMCWLQRHLKRLLAYSTVAHTGLFLIGLATLTPQGVGGVTLYVLAHAGAKAALFACVGILLDRHGSVDEHQLHGAGRELPWVGVLFGLGGLALAGLPPFGTALGKAVVEEAAGGWATALCVLVSAVTGGAVLRAAARVFLGLGPRPADAPGETTGENEEPETRGGLLSRIPDTMLTVPAVLLLGALAVGLVPALGPAVGHAADAFTDHTGYAASVLHGHAAPPPATPPPRWSPSGVLWGLAAAVLATALAVLTVRRPARHEPARWTVPLRRLQSGHVGDYVACFVAGLALVAALVA from the coding sequence GTGAACGTCGCACAGCTCCTCCCGCTGATCGTGGCGACGCCGCTGCTGGGAGCGGCGCTGCTGGTGGGCGCGGGCCGGCGACTGCCCCGTTACGCCGCGGAGGTGATGGGCTGTGTGACGTCCGCGGGGACGGCGGCCCTGGCCCTGGGCGCGCTGGCCGCCACCGGGCCGGCCGCGCGGCCCGCCGAGTGGCTGGGCGGCTGGCGTCCGCACCACGGTGCCGGGGTGGGCATCGTGCTCGTCGGCGACCGCATCGGCCTCGGCCTCGCCGCGCTGGTCTCCGTTCTGGTGCTGGCCTCCCTGGCGTATGCCTGGCGGTACTTCGACGAGCCGCCGCGGCGGCATGCGGGCTCCTATCCGGGCCTGGTACTGCTCTTCCAGGCGGGCATGTGCGGCTTCGCGCTCACCGGTGACCTCTTCAACGCCTTCGTCTTCTTCGAGCTGATGGGCGTGGTCGCCTACGCGCTGACCGGCTACCGCGTCGAGGAGGCCCGCGCCGTGCAGGGCGCACTGGCCTTTGCGCTGGTCAACTCCCTCGGCGGATACGCCACGCTGCTCGGCATCGCCCTGCTGTACGCCCGTACCGGCGAACTCGGCCTCGCGCAGACCGGCAGCCGGCTGGATGCCCACCCCGGCGGCCCGGACGGCCTGCTGACAGCCGCGTTCGTCCTCGTCGTCACCGGCCTGCTCGTCAAGGCCGCGGCGGTGCCCTTCCACTTCTGGCTCGCCGATGCGCATGCGGTCGCCCCGACACCGGTGTGCATGCTGCTGTCCGCGGTCATGGTCGAGCTGGGCCTGTACGGCAGCGCCCGCGTCTACTGGACCGTCTTCGCGGGCCCCGGCGGCCTCCCGGCGCCCGATGCCCATCGCGCCCTGATGACGCTGGGCATCGTGACGGCGCTGCTCGGCGCGGTGATGTGCTGGCTGCAACGCCATCTGAAGCGCCTGCTGGCCTACTCGACTGTCGCCCACACCGGTCTCTTCCTCATCGGGCTGGCGACGCTCACCCCCCAGGGCGTCGGCGGCGTGACGCTGTACGTCCTGGCGCACGCCGGCGCAAAGGCCGCCCTGTTCGCCTGTGTGGGCATCCTCCTGGACCGCCACGGCAGCGTCGACGAACACCAGCTGCACGGCGCGGGCCGCGAACTGCCCTGGGTGGGCGTGCTGTTCGGGCTCGGCGGGCTGGCGCTCGCCGGGCTGCCGCCGTTCGGTACGGCGCTGGGCAAGGCCGTCGTCGAGGAGGCGGCCGGGGGCTGGGCGACGGCGCTGTGCGTGCTGGTCTCGGCGGTCACCGGAGGTGCGGTGCTGCGCGCGGCCGCCCGGGTGTTCCTCGGTCTCGGCCCGCGCCCGGCCGACGCCCCCGGGGAGACGACCGGCGAGAACGAGGAACCGGAGACCCGCGGCGGCCTGCTCTCCCGTATCCCCGACACCATGCTCACCGTGCCGGCCGTGCTGCTCCTGGGGGCGCTGGCGGTCGGGCTCGTCCCCGCCCTCGGTCCGGCCGTCGGCCACGCCGCCGACGCCTTCACCGACCACACCGGCTACGCCGCCTCCGTCCTGCACGGCCACGCGGCGCCTCCCCCGGCCACTCCCCCGCCCCGCTGGTCCCCGTCCGGTGTCCTGTGGGGCCTGGCGGCCGCCGTCCTCGCCACCGCCCTCGCCGTCCTGACCGTACGACGCCCCGCGCGCCACGAACCCGCCCGCTGGACCGTCCCGCTGCGCCGCCTCCAGTCGGGGCATGTCGGCGACTACGTGGCGTGCTTCGTGGCGGGGCTGGCGCTGGTGGCGGCGTTGGTGGCGTGA
- a CDS encoding endonuclease produces MRDGGGQRVLVRELLDRYGRTYAEECGIRLRNTPQPLYQLLVLADLLSTRIRASVAVAAARALFDAGMGTPRRMLDATWQQRVDALGEGGYRRYDESTATRLGDGAALLLDTYGGDLRRMREAADGEARALSRALQEMPGVGPTGAAIFLREVQGVWTEFAPLLDPKAVQGAERLGLPRDGAKLAGLIEEGEAAAFASALVRAALDRRIAEEVREAAAG; encoded by the coding sequence GTGCGTGACGGCGGCGGGCAACGGGTCCTCGTCCGGGAGCTGCTGGACCGGTACGGCCGGACCTACGCCGAGGAGTGCGGTATCAGGCTGCGCAACACCCCGCAGCCGCTCTACCAGCTCCTGGTGCTGGCCGATCTGCTCAGCACGCGGATCCGGGCCTCGGTGGCGGTCGCCGCGGCGCGGGCGCTGTTCGACGCGGGGATGGGCACACCGCGCCGGATGCTGGACGCCACCTGGCAGCAGCGCGTCGACGCGCTGGGCGAAGGCGGCTACCGGCGCTACGACGAGAGCACCGCCACGCGGCTCGGCGACGGCGCCGCGCTGCTGCTCGACACGTACGGCGGCGATCTGCGGCGGATGCGGGAGGCGGCCGACGGCGAGGCCCGCGCGCTGTCCCGTGCGCTCCAGGAGATGCCGGGAGTCGGGCCCACGGGCGCCGCCATTTTCCTGCGGGAGGTGCAGGGGGTCTGGACGGAGTTCGCCCCGCTTCTCGACCCGAAGGCCGTACAAGGCGCGGAGCGGCTGGGGCTGCCGCGCGACGGCGCGAAGCTGGCGGGGCTGATCGAGGAGGGCGAGGCGGCCGCGTTCGCCTCGGCGCTGGTGCGGGCGGCCCTGGACCGGCGGATCGCCGAGGAGGTCCGGGAGGCCGCGGCGGGGTGA
- the ligD gene encoding non-homologous end-joining DNA ligase has translation MGDTEGEATTGTASVRAGRHTVRIHRPDKVLFPEDGLTKADLVDYYRRVAAAMVPQLRGRPLMLERLPEGLGGPHFMQKETPDHNPDWIRREEVAKEGGTVTHAVCDDKATLLFLADQASLTLHRWLSRAGRPDTPDRLVFDLDPPGDDFEAVREAARRLRELLDELELPAWPMTTGSKGMHVTVPLDGRSDFAAVRDFAQQVAAALAERHPDRLTTAVRKEARGGRLYLDVQRNAYAQTAVAPWSVRAKPGAPVATPISWRQLEDPELTARRWSLRDVAGVLEQLRSRPWAGVPGRGRSLRAARRRLAARG, from the coding sequence ATGGGCGATACGGAGGGAGAGGCGACGACCGGAACGGCCAGTGTGCGCGCCGGGCGGCACACCGTGCGGATCCACCGGCCGGACAAGGTGCTCTTCCCCGAGGACGGGCTGACCAAGGCCGATCTGGTCGACTACTACCGGCGGGTGGCCGCGGCGATGGTGCCGCAGTTGCGTGGGCGGCCGTTGATGCTGGAGCGGCTGCCGGAAGGGCTCGGCGGGCCGCACTTCATGCAGAAGGAGACGCCGGACCACAACCCGGACTGGATCCGCCGCGAAGAGGTCGCCAAGGAGGGCGGTACGGTCACCCACGCCGTCTGTGACGACAAGGCGACCCTCCTCTTCCTCGCCGACCAGGCCAGTCTGACCCTACACCGCTGGCTCTCGCGGGCCGGGCGCCCCGATACGCCGGACCGGCTGGTGTTCGACCTCGACCCTCCCGGTGACGACTTCGAGGCGGTACGGGAGGCCGCCCGCCGGCTCCGGGAACTGCTGGACGAACTGGAGCTGCCGGCCTGGCCGATGACCACGGGGTCCAAGGGCATGCATGTGACGGTGCCGCTCGACGGGCGGAGCGACTTCGCCGCGGTCCGGGACTTTGCGCAGCAGGTGGCGGCGGCGCTCGCCGAGCGCCACCCGGACCGGCTGACGACCGCCGTACGCAAGGAGGCCCGGGGCGGCCGGCTCTACCTCGATGTGCAGCGCAACGCGTACGCCCAGACCGCCGTCGCCCCGTGGTCGGTACGGGCGAAGCCGGGGGCGCCGGTGGCGACGCCGATCAGCTGGCGGCAGCTGGAGGACCCGGAGCTGACCGCGCGGAGGTGGTCGTTGCGGGATGTGGCGGGCGTGCTGGAGCAGCTGCGGTCGCGACCGTGGGCGGGTGTGCCGGGGCGGGGACGCTCGCTGCGGGCCGCGCGGCGGCGGCTGGCGGCAAGAGGATGA
- a CDS encoding Ku protein, whose amino-acid sequence MRPTAKFSISFGLVTIPVAAYSATDTTASVSFVRIHTADGGRVRNQPVCSLEDVEIPTEEIGRGYQADGDTVVPLSDEDLDALPLPTAKTLTILAFVDGGAIDPLQMDKGYYLSADGAAAAKPYVLLREAMERHRRVGLGKVALHGRETLAMIRPVEDALVMQILLWPDQIRPMEGVLPEGEAALGTKEVAAAESLMDSYGELSEDDVHDHYREALEEIVAAKLAHREPDFETAEEAPAAQVMDLMAALQDSVRAAKKSRGEETGAEPATVTALTGHPARGPAKKGAAKQSATKKTAAKRAGTRSAEAKKSAGTKKSATARTTRTTKATAADKAAKTTKATGRKTTAAKKTASKPRRRAG is encoded by the coding sequence ATGCGCCCCACGGCGAAGTTCTCCATCAGCTTCGGGCTGGTCACCATCCCGGTGGCCGCCTATTCCGCCACGGACACGACCGCGTCGGTCAGCTTCGTACGGATCCATACGGCGGACGGCGGACGGGTGCGCAATCAGCCGGTGTGTTCCCTGGAGGACGTCGAGATCCCGACGGAGGAGATCGGCCGCGGCTACCAGGCCGACGGGGACACCGTCGTCCCGCTGAGTGACGAGGACCTGGACGCGCTGCCGCTGCCGACCGCCAAGACGCTGACGATCCTGGCCTTCGTCGACGGTGGCGCGATCGACCCGCTCCAGATGGACAAGGGCTACTACCTGAGCGCCGACGGCGCGGCGGCGGCCAAGCCGTACGTCCTGCTGCGCGAGGCCATGGAACGCCACCGGCGCGTCGGGCTCGGCAAGGTCGCGCTGCACGGCCGGGAGACGCTCGCCATGATCCGTCCGGTCGAGGACGCGCTGGTGATGCAGATCCTGCTCTGGCCGGACCAGATCCGTCCGATGGAGGGAGTGCTGCCCGAGGGCGAGGCGGCTCTCGGCACCAAGGAGGTGGCGGCCGCCGAGAGCCTGATGGACTCCTACGGCGAGCTGTCGGAGGACGATGTGCACGATCACTACCGCGAGGCGCTGGAGGAGATCGTGGCGGCGAAGCTGGCGCATCGCGAACCGGACTTCGAAACCGCCGAGGAAGCGCCCGCCGCGCAGGTGATGGACCTGATGGCGGCCCTCCAGGACAGCGTCCGTGCCGCGAAGAAGTCACGCGGCGAGGAGACCGGCGCCGAGCCCGCCACCGTCACCGCGCTGACCGGCCACCCTGCGCGGGGCCCGGCGAAGAAGGGCGCCGCGAAGCAGAGCGCCACGAAGAAGACGGCGGCAAAGCGGGCGGGCACCAGGTCGGCGGAGGCGAAGAAGTCGGCCGGCACCAAGAAGTCCGCGACGGCCAGGACAACCAGAACGACCAAGGCCACCGCGGCCGACAAGGCGGCGAAGACGACGAAGGCGACGGGCCGGAAGACCACCGCCGCCAAGAAGACCGCGAGCAAACCCCGCCGCCGGGCCGGCTGA
- a CDS encoding DUF6458 family protein: MGIGGCIGLLAVGAILTFAVDWHMAGVNLDLVGIIFMVVGIIGLATYVSILKRRRTQPPSPGAPVVDVEDNRR, encoded by the coding sequence ATGGGTATCGGCGGGTGCATCGGTCTGCTCGCGGTGGGGGCGATCCTCACCTTCGCGGTGGACTGGCACATGGCCGGAGTCAACCTCGACCTCGTCGGCATCATCTTCATGGTCGTCGGCATCATCGGTCTTGCCACCTATGTGAGCATCCTCAAGCGGCGGCGCACCCAACCTCCGTCCCCCGGAGCGCCGGTGGTCGACGTCGAGGACAACCGCCGCTGA